A genomic region of Pelodiscus sinensis isolate JC-2024 chromosome 1, ASM4963464v1, whole genome shotgun sequence contains the following coding sequences:
- the LOC106731653 gene encoding uncharacterized protein LOC106731653 produces MRHSLTQLLAGPSGGESPPAAAWHLPGAGAGGGDGGEEEPGTPRTKPQRRDPAALEQPQRAMGEAAPGAEEQEDPFAGLELGDLLEAAQPHWDLGVEPSGCFCGQLDELEPAWSAAGRRRSGASLGGTAAGSRLKAAAAARLNRLKKKQYVLGLESRLQGLAAENRQLRDRNRGLSRRLRELERETSYLRAVLANQSTLGQLLSRLAGAGGLRLRTSLFRDTDPPQGGESSDHDYALPSQDAGEPEAEERAASGGICLHVDRDQLSVEFCAVCARRASASFKIFFFRCLPCHAPLCRG; encoded by the coding sequence atgcgCCACAGCCTGACCCAGCTGCTGGCGGGCCCGTCGGGCGGGGAGAGCCCCCCGGCTGCCGCCTGGCACCTCCCCGGCGCGGGGGCCGGAGGCGGCGATGGCGGGGAGGAGGAGCCGGGGACCCCCCGCACCAAGCCGCAGCGTCGGGACCCAGCCGCGCTGGAGCAGCCGCAGCGGGCCATGGGGGAGGCGGCTCCTGGCGCCGAGGAGCAGGAGGACCCGTTcgcggggctggagctgggtgaTCTGCTAGAGGCGGCCCAGCCGCACTGGGACCTGGGCGTGGAGCCGAGCGGCTGCTTCTGCGGCCAGCTGGACGAGCTGGAACCGGCCTGGAGCGCAGCGGGCCGGAGGCGCAGCGGGGCCAGCCTGGGCGGGACGGCGGCTGGGAGCCGGCTGAAGGCGGCGGCCGCGGCCCGGCTGAACCGGCTGAAGAAGAAGCAGTAcgtgctggggctggagagccgcctgcagggcctggccgccGAGAACCGGCAGTTGCGGGACCGCAACCGGGGGCTAAGCCGGCGCCTGCGGGAGCTGGAGCGGGAGACCAGCTACCTGCGGGCAGTGCTGGCCAACCAGAGcaccctggggcagctgctgagTCGcctggccggggctggggggctaaGGCTCCGCACCAGCCTCTTCAGGGACACGGACCCGCCCCAAGGCGGCGAGAGCAGCGACCACGACTACGCCCTGCCGAGCCAGGATGCGGgggagccggaggcggaggagcGGGCGGCCTCCGGTGGGATCTGCCTCCACGTGGACAGAGATCAGCTGTCGGTGGAGTTCTGCGCCGTGTGTGCCAGGCGGGCATCTGCCTCCTTCAAAAT